tcttcttgaaatatgcagggatgaaccacgggggcatccccaagcttagacttttcactcttcttgatcatatatcatcctcctctcttgacccttgaaaacttccttcacaccaaacttctcataaacttcattagaggggttagtactcaaaaaaatttgaatccaccttggtcctgtagtggcacattgcaataactcaataaaacatcagctacagctctctacgtctagaaaacctcgcttaaagtccacaagagacaatgcaaaaaacagagacagaatctgccaaaacagaacagccagtaaagacgaattttaataaaatacttccgttgctcaaatcataaaactcaaaactaatgaaagttgcgtacatatctggggaacacgcacgtaaattggcataattttctgagttcctacagagaattagacccagattcgtgacagatagaaatctgtttctgcgcagaaatccaaatctagcatcaaccttcgattagaggcttcacttggcacaacaaaacacaaaactaagataaggagaggttgctacagtagtaaacaacttccaagacacaaatataaaataaagtactgtagcaaaataacacatgggttatctcccaagaagttgctttctttatagccattaagatgggctcagcaattttaatgatgcactcgcaagaaatagtatttgaagagaaagagagcatcaagaggcaaatccaaaacacatttaagtctaacatgcttcctatgcaaaggaatcttgtaaataaacaagttcatgaaaagcaaagtaacaagcataggaagataaaacaagtgtaatttcaacaatttcagcatatagagaggtgtattagtaccatgaaaatttctactaccatattttcctctctcataataattttcagtagcttcatgaacaaactcaacaatataactatcacatgcagcatgcttctcatgattttcaaacatataatttttatcaagttcaagaatagtggaattaaaactttcaaacttacttttattaataatataacaaggtagttgatcaatctcaagagatatgggacacatagataaagtcaataactctccaatcccattttcattagtagtacaattaatagtatcaagtaacataggaccatcatctagagctttatcataaatatttgctacgcaaaattcttttgtaccatgcatttcgacatcaggcacaaacaaagcattatcataagatttatcaaagtagcatggattatcataaattagcataattattctcacaagtattactcataggtactatttcaagagaattcacaggaacataacattcaacctctttcggtaagcatggaggacaatcaaatagtgtaagagatgaagagttactctcattagaaggttggcatgggtagctaatccattcttcctccttttgttcgtcgctctcctcttctttttcatccaatgagctttcaggttcatcaatttcctcatctttttcatccaatgcgctttcaggttcatcaatttcttcttccacctgttcctgcaaattgtgagtgcattcttgtgcattaatgtgtctctctttataatcaaggatataaggattcatactgtagcattctatgcaagaattaaggatagtagagacataatctttaaggtccttacaaatagcacaagtttcataattctcaaccatgaaggattctatctcagaggctcccataaataagacaaattgttctacctcttcgaacccataatgaatatagcaattccgattatagctcttaataaaatattcctcactaaagccacattgaaatttaagatgtttagtatcctgttgagagcaacagtttatatcatggcgtctaagcaagattctagcaattgtatttaatttttctatcatagcactcattactttaccagttcttgattctctataacaattataacattccataagctccaagtaggttgtaggttctcccataacagcagtttttaatatttttgtttttcaaatttttatggatttttgggtatatgagacaaataaaacaagacaaaaataaactaagcaaaagtaaactacgcaaactaatactagacagaaataaactaagcacaaataaactaggaaaaagtaaactaagcaaaacaaaataaaacaaaataaaacaaaataaaataaaaaaacagagagagaggtagagtgtactccccaggtgaacttatgagtagagctatgcctccccggcaacggcgccagaaaatagtcttgatgacccacaagtataggggatcgcaacagtcttcgagggtagtataacccaaatttattgattcgacacaaggggaggtaaagaatactgataagccttaacaactgagttgtcaattcagctgcacctggaaaagcactagcaacaggggtgatgtgaaagtagcagtaatatgagagcaatagtaacagtaacacatcagcggtaatagtaacacagaggtaatggcaccagaagatagttgatactacttccaatgacatgtagaacaagtatatgatgatgagatatggaccggggttcccagcgatctacactagtggtaactctccaataagtgacaagtgttgggtgaacaaattgcagttgggcaattgataggattcaaagcattaagatagaacatcaagattattaattatgtaggcatgttttccgtatatagtcgtacgtgctcgcaatgagaaacttgcacaacatcttttgtcctaccagccggtggcagccgggcctcaagggaaactactggatattaaggtactccttttaatagagtactggagcaaagcattaacacaccgtgaaaacatgtgatcctcacatcaccgccatcccctccggttgtcccgattcttgtcacttcggggcctttggttccggacagtgacatgtgcatacaacttgtagatacaatctaagcaataattatagagcttaaatctaagatcatgccactcgggccctagtgacaagcattaagaataacaagattgcagcaacaataacttcacaaactttatagatagactaatcataatgtatcatccatcggatcccaacaaacacaacaccgattacatcagatgaatctcaatcatgtaaggcagctcatgagaccattgtattgaagtacatgggggagagtataccgacatagctactgctagaacccgtagtccatgggggaactactcacggagcatgatggaggcggtggcgttgatggagatggcttccgggggcacttccccgtcccggcagggtgccgggacagagacttctgtcccccgaattggagtttcgcgatggcggcggcgccacagtaacttttctggagtttcgtcaattggtactgcgtttttaggtcgaaagggattttataggcgaagaggcggcgcaggggggcacctgagggcgccacactatagggtggcgcgggcccaggccaggccgcgccgccttatggtctggtggccctctggcccctctccgactcttcttcggtgttctggagccttccgggaaaaataggaggtttggcgttgatttcgtccaattccgagaatattgcccgaacagcctttctggaaccaaaaacagcagaaaacaggaactggcactgtggcatcttgttaataggttagttccggaaaatgcatgaaatcatcataaagtgcaagcaaaacatgtaagtattgtcataaaagaagcatggaacgacagaaattatggatacgtcggggacgtatcaatccACCGCCCTCCATTGCTGCCCACAGGTAAGGCAAGGTTTCCCTTTCTTTTTCCATGGCTATGGCTTGCTTTCTCTTGCACGGTTAGCTAAATCCTAGAAACCCTAATTGTTGTGGTAGATTGGCATGGGGATTTGAGTGGGACGAGCCGTATTTGACAAAGGGTGTGATGGATCTGCAGAGGTAAATGCATATTGCCTTGTTTAGTTTGACATATGCTTGAGTTTAGGTGTGTAAAATTTCTGGGTTTTTTTCCTGTCTATATGTATTAGGACCGACGGAGTTTCTGAGCATGTTTCTGCTCAATCCAATGAGGTAGAAAATGTTAGTAGCATTGTTGATTGGTCAAAACTAGTGATTGAACCTGagaaggatgaagatgaagaggattCTCTTGATGAAAAAGGGATACCGGATGAAAAGCCTGTGAATGAGAATGCGATGTTCGCGCTGCTGGGTCTAAAAacagaggcagatgaagacggaaTGAAGCCTTGTCCGATTGTTGCTCCTACTCCTGACTTGGATGATACTAAAGATGTGGCTATTCTTGTTGATGATATGGCTCAAGAGGAAGCACTTATTGTATGGGATGAACGACACCCGAAGATGGATATAGGGACACCTTATCCTGATATGGCTGCATTTAGAAAGGCAATCAAACAATTTGCTATCAATGGAGAGTTTGAGTATGGCACTACAAAAAATGAGCCAGCGAGGTTTCGGGCTTTTTGTAAAGGTCAAGGCATAAAAGGTGAACCTTGCCAATGGTGTTTGTCAGCTAGTTGGCGGAGAGACCAGAATTGTGTGATGGTAATATTATTTTCGTGCTTCATTTGTATCGTGTGCAAATAATATGTACCATTTATGTGTCATGTAATAACTTGTTCCCTTTGTTGTTGTAGGTTGTGAAGCATCAAATTGAGCACATTTGTAGCTCAACGAGTGGAAAAGTGACAAGCATGACTGATCAAGCTTGGGTGGCTGAAAGGGCAGCAGCTATGTTGAAGAAAGATCCAACAGTTGGTGCTACCAAGATACTGCATGTGTTGCAGGATGAGTATCATGTCACACTTGACTATCACACGGTGTGGAAAGGCAAACAAAAGGCAGCAACCAGCTTGTATGGGAGTTGGGAAGAAAGTTTCAGGATGTTGTACAACTACAAGGCTGAGATAGAACTGAGATCTCCAGGGAGTATTGTAGAGATTGATACAACTACAGTTGATGGCCAGGTACATTTCAGCAGACTATTCATTGCTTTCAAGCCTTGCATAGATGGGTTTTTGAATGGATGCAGGCCTTATATTAGCATTGATTCAACTCATTTAAATGGCAAGTGGAATGGCCAGTTAGCTGTAGTTACTGCTTTGGATGGCCACAACTGGATGTTTCCGGTTGCTTATGGCTTTATTGAGTCTGAAAATGGAGATAATTGGGCCTGGTTCATGAATCAAGTGAAGAAGGCAATTGGGGACACTCCGGTATTGGCTGTTTGTACTGATGCTTGCAAGGGTCTTGAAAATGCTGTCAAACAGGTTTTTCCTCAAGCTGAGCAGCGTGAGTGCTTTAGGCATATGTACCACTATTTCAGGAAATATTTTCATGGTGATGTGTTTGGACGGTTGTGGCCTGCTGCTAGGGCATATAGGTATGAGGAATATAAACATCACATGGAAAAGGTGTTTGCAGCATCGGAGAAAGTATATCCGTATCTTAGGGATTACCATAGTTTGCTATGGATGAGGTGCATGTTTAACCCTGCCATCAAGTGTGACTACATAAATAACAATCTCGCTGAGTGCTTTAATGCTTGGGTGCGAGATATCAAGGACTTGCCTATAGTTCAGCTAGCTGATCAGATTAGAGAGATGATTATGGCACTATTTAGGAAGAGAAGAATGCTTGCTGAGAGGTTTGCAGGGATAATACTGCCATTTGTCATACACCAATTGAATGCCAAGACTAGAGGACTAGGACATCTCAAGGCTAAAGCATCCGCTGATTTTAGTGCGGAAGTGAGAAATATTAACAAGGATGATGAAAGACATGTGGTTAAAACACTCACACACGAGTGTACATGTCTACAATGGCAGCACACGGGCAAGCCTTGCGACCATGCCCTGGCTTTCATAAATGTTCTGCAATCTCGCAACTTTGTCAACATGGAGGATTACGTACATGAGTACTACTCTGTTAGCAGATTTAAGGCAGCATATGAAGGTGTAATTGAGCCCCTTACGGATATGAATCAGTGGCCACAAGTGGATACAGGTTTTGTGTTGCTTGCACCAATTCCAACTGGCAAGAAAAAAGGTGCTGGAAGAACCAGAAAACAGAGGATGAAGAGCTGGTGGGAAGGTGGATCAAGGACAGGATCCTTGAACAAATGCAAAAAATGCGGGGAGGTAGGACATAGAGAAGCCAGCTGTCCTAAAAATGGAACAAAGAAAAGGTACAAACTAATACTTGTTGCTGTTTTCTATCTATAACACCATGGTTCTTTTACATGTAAATAATTCGAATCGCTTCTTTTGTAGGAATAGCAAGGGGAAAAAACATCCATCTCCATGGTTTGATGTTTGAGTCAGCAATGCAGTCCCTTCTACACCAACAAAAAGCAAGGTTGATGCTACTTGTAGCAGTCCTGGAGCTGTCACAAGGAGCCAAACTGCTTGTCAAGCTAGTCCTGGAGCTGTCACAAGGAGCCAGGCCGCATCTCAGGCCGCTACTCCACCACCAAAGTCTCCAACAAAaggaaagaagaagaaaatgaCTCCTAAACGGAGGAAATTAAGCGAAATGTGAGCTTATTTGTGGCTGTCATGAAGTCACATTAGTTGCTCTCATTTTATTGTTATGTAAGCGTGAGGTGCAAACTCACTTTTATTGCTGTTTGTGTGAGGTAGAAACTCACTTCTATTGTTGTTTCTGTGAGGTACAAACTCACTAATATTCCTATTTGTGAGGTAGAAACTCACTTATTTTGATGTGCACGTGAGTTGGAGACTCACATATATTTGTGGCTGTGCACTCGTATTGAACATATATCAGGTTTTGCATTTTGTTTTTTGGGCAACTTATTGTTTGGCTGTGCACTAAAGAGACCAGGGTATATATGTCTATTCATATTTATGTTTGATGGTTATATGCTGATGCATTTGTTAATCATGCCAAAGGGGGTATGAGCAACATCAACACCAGCTGGGGGGGCTGAGAATCAGAGTGACAAGCAATGGGGTATATGATCCAAGTGAGCCCAGACAGGGGGGCTTATAATCAAATCTCCCGTCCCGGCCCTGATTCTCTCTAGTTATCTCCTCCCTCACGCATTCTCCCtcgagccgccccacctcctcctctCCTGGGCCTGGATCAGCCGCCGCCGCTAAAGGAGCGAGGCTGCCGGCCACACGAAGAGAAGCAGCGGTCGATGGGAAGGGAGGCAGCAGGCTCATCGTTCCAGAtcagggtttttttttttttgagatttcCTTCCTGTTGATGGAGTTTGTTCCTACTTTTCCCCCAATCTGGATCTAGCTGCTCCCATTCTTCTTCGTGCCACCACCAGATCCGCCCGATCTGCTCGCTctctttctctcactctctcttttTCAACGTAGTACATTCCCATCTCCATGGACCAGGGATCTGAATCCCCTTTGACCATGAATCTGAGCACATTCTTCTTCATGACGTGTGGTTTTATTTGATATAAACAGTATGTTTACCTAATCCATCTTTCTATTTGTGCGTGTATGAAAGATTCTTCTATGCAAAGTGAAATCATGTATGCAAAAAAAATTCCATACTAGAGCCCAGATCCGAATTAATGTTGCGCCAAGGCAAAGTCTAAACATTGTAAAAATTAACGCAATACTTTGCATGACAttgcattttttttcttttttttttcatgtCTTTGCTTTTCTGGATGACCAGACTGTAAAAGGGAGTCATGAAAGATTTGCCCCCGTTTTCCAAATCTTGTTCTGCTTTCTTCTTGTTAAAAAACGAGTCATCACCAACATAATTTGTTTCAGTACATTGATAAGAAAAAGCCTAGTGGAATATTCGCCCCCTGAAACGAAACGAGGTGTCGAAAAGCAGGTCTAACTAATGTAATGGAGAACATTGTCCAAACATACTGGATTTCTTTTGATCCAGGTCCAGTTAACGCAATTTTATGGAAAATGCCTAACGAACAAATTTGTATACTAATTGATCTAATGAATACGGGATTATGGAACGAGTAGCAGACTAGCAGCCTGAGGGATCTGACAGCAAATAGTCGATAGACTGAAGTTGTTTTCATACTGAACAGGAAAATATACTAGAGGTGGCCTTTGCAAAGTACACAACAAGCTGCACAGATCTCAAAGCATAAATGAACGCCCATAGATAAGCCAGGGACGCCCACGTATATGTAGAGTAGGATTTTCGGAAAGAGCACTATTTTATGGGAGGAAAATTATCCTAAACAAGGGGGCCTAGTTAGGTTTTGGATTGAGCCCTGGTTAAATAATACTCATTTATTAGAAACTTTCCCAGCCCTTTTCTATATTTGTCAAGGACTTGACTGAATTTTTGAGAAAGTGCTTAATTTCGAGTTTGCCATTCCCTTCAGAAGAAGATTGTTACCTGACATGGTGGTATAGTGGGACTTTGTTAAAATCAATGCTCTTTCTCGCTCCATGTCAAGTGTCCTGGACGTAGTTACCTGGTGCTTGAGTGCTAATGGTGCATTCTCTACTAAAACCATATATCAGCACCTCGAGAGAAATGTGGAAAGTTCTCATAACAAGTGGATATGGAAGGCCAAAACCCctctaaaaattaaaattttcctTTGGCAGCTTTTCCGAAATGCCATCTTGACCAGAGATAACTTGAAAAAGTGTAAATAGCATGTATCTCCTCCCTGTTCTTTTTGTAGTCAGCATGGGACTTCAAATCATTTGTTCTTTCAGTGTGCTAATGCCATGGTGGTCTAGGGaaatatggggggggggggggggggggtttaacTGGGAACTATGTTCTGTCCTACTTCCCTGTGGCAAAGTGTTTCTTGGTTTTATCGTTTTTTATCCGAATGTGAGGTAATTTCACGTGCTCCTTCTTGCTACCATTTGCTCGGGCATTTGGAATGTCAGAAACAAAATAACTTTTGATGGGGTTGTTGTTCATTCCCCTTTGGTAACGATTGCTACGATTTGCTCTTTCTTACATTGTTTGGAAGGTTTGTACGGGCCTAAGAACGAAGGGAAGATCAAGAGAGGGGCTGATCAAATTCTGCAGCGGGCATGTTCTCTTCACTTCGATGCAGCTATGGCGCCTGTGACTCCAAGGGCGAGACCGGGGGTCCTAATGCTCACGAACGGGGGTGCTTGAAAACCTGAATCTTGGATGCAGTTTCGTTTCTGTGGTTGTAATATACTTTGTTAATCTCCTAGGATGTGTTTTGCAGTTGATGCTTTGAACTATATAGTGTAGGGTAGTTTTTTTGTCCCGTAGCTTGTCTTTCGATGCCGAGGTTGAGCAGCGGGTTGTCCTACCATCTTCTTTTTTTTCCTTTAGCTGGGCGTTAGTCGTCTTTTCCCTTTCCTTGTTTCCTTTGctttgtttgtgataaaactgaacaaatgatgtgtatttgtaatggaaatgggaagaagtCCCAGTTGGAAAAAAGAAAGATTACACAATCAAATCACGAACTGTGTGACATACTGACATCTCAATCTTTCACATTTCCTATTCACATGTTTTGTAATGCTTGCGACCAAAATAATATTCATTCTGCCATTTTAAAGTGATCTATGCACTCTTGAGGTTTGGATTTGACAAATTTTCATGGATGTTGTTTAGGCCTAAGCGGATGTTGTTTAGGCCTAAAATCAAACAAACCACGTAATTCTATGAAGAGCAAAAGGAGAAGAGTATGTAAATCTCAAGTTTAAGATTGGGTTAATTAAATAGACGTCACTGCAATTTTCAAATATTAAACACAACTACAATTTTCAACCTTCAGAAAATGCCACTGCAATTCTATGTACATCTCACGTACCCCATTACACCCATTTAAACACATATAACAGACAATATTTTTTGATAAGGATATAACAGATAATATACAGTTTGTATTCTGAAATAGTCCACATTCTAGCCCCAAAATTTATTCTAAAATACTCTACATTTTAGCTTTTAGTCAACAACAACATAGAAAATAAGGTGGTTTTACTCTCTTTATTGGATGTTGTTATTTTCAGTGTAGTTTGGATTGGTTGTTCAAATATATAAATAGTACTAATAAATGCATTAGTAATTTGTCTAATTTTTTTCTAGAATGTAGATTAAATCAGAACGGGGAGTAGGTATATATGGTGAGCCCTACCATAATCCCCAGCGAACTGTGCAACTGGCTCGACCCAAGCATGGCGGCGTCGAGCTCCTGCTTCCCGCATTCCCTCCCCTCCTATCCGAGCGAACGGAAAGCTTCCCCCAATCCCCTCTCACCTCGGTGGCGTACGGCGGCCAGCACCTAACGGCAACGACGACTGCGGCCCGGAATCATCTCCTCCATAAGTACAATAATAATCCCCAAATCATGGTTCTCTGTTTCGAATTATATGAGAACGGGCCGTCGGTCCGTTGGCTAGCTCTGCGGGAGCGCAGGCTGCCGGCCAGCGTTCGAGTCCTGGTACTCCCGCTGTGCATCATGGAGTTTCTTCTATAAAAAATGCCAACAGGTGCTAGTGCCTGGGTTGGtctcaatttttttttgtttcgaatTATATTCCTGGGTCTAGTAAAGCAATCCGTATTGATTAGGTTCTCTGTCCATCCAATTCTTACTGTTGTTTCTGCCTGTTCTTCTGTAGTTGCAACCGGAGCAAGCAGATTGAGATAGATTGGGGACAGTTTCTAGCCCATTATGCACATATGCTAGCACATCAGTTTGAGATATAATTCGTGAAAGTATCTCCGCTGGTGAAGCTGGTCGTAGAGGTACAACCAGGCCACCAAAGCTCATTTAGGAGACCAGATGGCAAGAGAGCGCTCTACATCGAGAAGAAGTTGGAGAGAGTACGTCTGCGGAGCTGAAGATCGAAACATGGACGCCACAAAGGAAGAGTGAATATCGCAGTACAGCCTCGGGTCCTGCGCTGCTCCCTCGCTTCCGGTGCCGCCGCGCGAGATCAACTCCTCCGGGTGGAGCGAGAGGGTGCGGGGCGAGAGGGATGAGGGCCTCCCCCGAtccacggcggcgccgccgccatgGCTACGACGTCCACACCTTCGCCGACCTCGTCCCCGCCGCCGGCGTCGGGCCCGCGTGGGCGCGATGATAGGTGGCGCGGAGGCCGCGGTTTGGACTCGGAGGAAACTCCGCGGTCGCTCGAGGGGCTCGGCGGCGTGCAGGCGATGCTCGTCGACCGGCCGGAATCTTCAAGGGGGCGGAGGGAGGTAAGGTCTGAGATCTTCCGGGAGGAGGAAGGCGGCGCCTTTGACGATCTGGACGACTCCGACGACCcaatcgacgacgacgacgacgaggatgacACCCCGTGAGAGGAGCCCACGCATGTGACGCGCAAACGCGCTCGTGGCCGGCGTGCCGGGAAGAAGGTGGCGgcgaggccggcgcggcccgagcgcgccgcCGGCGCATACGATGGGTTCCAGGGACTCTGTCTCCTCTGCACGCAGGCGGGCCACCGTGCCGCCAACTGCACCATCGGCCCGGTGTGCCTGCGCTGCGGAGAGGCAGGGCACATGGCGCGCGTGTGCGCGCTCCCCCGTCCGCCGCGGCCAAGGTCGCCGCCGCGGGACGCCGCGGAGCCGGCACGCAAGCGGATCAATGATGAGGGTCGTGGCCGCAGTGTGGATGATGGCGCCGGTGATCGCCGCGCGCGTGCGCCGACGACCTACCAGGCTGCCAGGGTGGCACCGGCTCGCCATGGGGCTGCGCATGACGCGCCGGAACGGAGGATGGTGGCGCCGCGCCGCACCGAGGCCCCGCCCGGGGCCGATGTCGCGCCGCGCCGGGCTGCGGCGTCGCATAGAGCTGCGCCGAGGAGGGACGCTCCACCAACAAGGGCTGCCGAGGCGCCGTGGACGCGCAATCGCACGGTGGGGTGGTTGTTGCCGCTGAGGCTCGCGCGGTGGCGCCGGTGCCGGTGGGTGACCGCGCCATCGCACCGGTGCTGCCGTTGGCTCGCCGCACCGAGGAGATGCCGAGGCCACACCGTGGCGCGGACGAGCAAGTCGCACCCTTGGCGCTGCGCGCGCCGGCGGTGGGCGGAGAACTCGCACGGCGCCCCGCACGCGCTGCATGCGTGCTGCCGCGCACGGCTGAGATCGACGACGCGGAGGACGCGCTGGCCAAGGCCCTACTTGCGGTGATTGTCGGCGTCCGCCGTGCAGTCACCACCGAGGAGGTAGCCATGGCGCTCGAAGATATCCACGGTTTGGCGGTGGGGAGCTTCTCGGTGCACTGCCACCGCCCTGAGGATTTCCTGATCTTCTTCGCTAAGAGAGAGGACCGCGACAGGGTGCTGGTTGAAGAGGTCATCGCATCGCC
This region of Lolium perenne isolate Kyuss_39 chromosome 2, Kyuss_2.0, whole genome shotgun sequence genomic DNA includes:
- the LOC127335205 gene encoding uncharacterized protein; this encodes MDLQRTDGVSEHVSAQSNEVENVSSIVDWSKLVIEPEKDEDEEDSLDEKGIPDEKPVNENAMFALLGLKTEADEDGMKPCPIVAPTPDLDDTKDVAILVDDMAQEEALIVWDERHPKMDIGTPYPDMAAFRKAIKQFAINGEFEYGTTKNEPARFRAFCKGQGIKGEPCQWCLSASWRRDQNCVMVVKHQIEHICSSTSGKVTSMTDQAWVAERAAAMLKKDPTVGATKILHVLQDEYHVTLDYHTVWKGKQKAATSLYGSWEESFRMLYNYKAEIELRSPGSIVEIDTTTVDGQVHFSRLFIAFKPCIDGFLNGCRPYISIDSTHLNGKWNGQLAVVTALDGHNWMFPVAYGFIESENGDNWAWFMNQVKKAIGDTPVLAVCTDACKGLENAVKQVFPQAEQRECFRHMYHYFRKYFHGDVFGRLWPAARAYRYEEYKHHMEKVFAASEKVYPYLRDYHSLLWMRCMFNPAIKCDYINNNLAECFNAWVRDIKDLPIVQLADQIREMIMALFRKRRMLAERFAGIILPFVIHQLNAKTRGLGHLKAKASADFSAEVRNINKDDERHVVKTLTHECTCLQWQHTGKPCDHALAFINVLQSRNFVNMEDYVHEYYSVSRFKAAYEGVIEPLTDMNQWPQVDTGFVLLAPIPTGKKKGAGRTRKQRMKSWWEGGSRTGSLNKCKKCGEVGHREASCPKNGTKKRNSKGKKHPSPWFDV